One Brassica napus cultivar Da-Ae chromosome A1, Da-Ae, whole genome shotgun sequence genomic region harbors:
- the LOC106437437 gene encoding subtilisin-like protease SBT4.8, translating into MHLIMHVHPIKNLQITSSYKKMEKLPANSFCVLSCVLVLFLSSVSAVTDDPQDKQVYIVYMGSLPSGLEYRPMSHHMSILQEITGESSIEGRLVRSYKRSFNGFAARLSEPERQRIAEMEGVVSVFRSKKLQIQTTASWDFMGLKEGNKTKRNPAVESDTIIGVFDTGIWPESESFSDKGFGPPPKKWKGVCSGGKNFTCNNKLIGARDYEGEGARDVDGHGSHTSSIAAGNAVAGASFFGIGNGTARGGVPAARIAAYKICDSTGCKTDAILSAFDDAIADGVDIISISIGGVAIRYEEDTTAIGAFHVMAKGILTVNSAGNDGPKPTSVGSVAPWMLTVGASTTNREFLTKVVLQNGKTLSGRSVNTFDLKGKNYPLVYERSKVKGEILVSRETVSSETAVATIIEDDINVAIVSARPLSALSPDDFNFLVSYVNSTKSTQGTVLKTEAVFNQEAPKIASFSSRGPNTIAVDLLKPDITAPGVEILAAFSPLGSPSEDEVLDPRHVKYSVISGTSMSCPHVAGVAAYIKTFHLDWSPAAIQSAIMTTAWSMNASDTGVASTDFAYGAGHVDPIAALNPGLVYDLDKADHVTFLCGLNYTSESLKLISGETVTCTGNTLPRNLNYPSMSAKLSETNSSFTITFNRTVTNVGTPNSTYISKIILNHGTKLSVKVSPSVLAMKTVKEKQSFTVTVSGSSIDPQLPSSASLIWSDGTHKVRSPIVVYTDVAND; encoded by the exons ATGCATCTTATCATGCATGTACATCCCATAAAAAATTTACAGATTACTTCATCTTATAAGAAAATGGAGAAATTACCAGCAAACTCATTTTGTGTGCTCTCATGTGTACTCGTCTTGTTCTTGAGTTCAGTCTCAGCAGTTACAGATGATCCTCAAGATAAACAG GTGTATATTGTCTACATGGGATCACTTCCGTCTGGGCTAGAGTACAGACCAATGTCTCATCACATGAGCATCCTTCAAGAGATCACCGGGGAAAG tTCGATCGAAGGTCGTTTGGTGAGAAGCTACAAGAGGAGTTTCAATGGGTTCGCTGCCCGGCTCTCTGAGCCAGAACGACAAAGAATAGCCG aaaTGGAAGGAGTTGTGTCTGTGTTCCGGAGCAAGAAGTTACAAATCCAAACGACAGCGTCTTGGGATTTCATGGGGTTAAAGGAAGGAAATAAGACAAAGCGAAACCCAGCCGTAGAGAGTGACACTATCATTGGTGTCTTTGACACTGGTATTTGGCCAGAATCCGAAAGCTTCTCGGACAAAGGCTTTGGTCCTCCTCCAAAGAAATGGAAAGGTGTTTGTTCAGGCGGCAAAAACTTCACTTGCAACAA CAAGTTGATCGGAGCGAGAGACTACGAAGGCGAAGGCGCTAGGGACGTGGACGGCCACGGTTCACACACATCATCCATTGCGGCTGGAAACGCAGTTGCGGGGGCAAGCTTCTTTGGAATCGGCAATGGAACCGCTAGAGGCGGCGTTCCAGCTGCTAGAATTGCTGCTTACAAAATCTGCGACAGTACAGGGTGTAAAACAGATGCTATACTGTCTGCATTCGATGACGCGATAGCAGATGGTGTGGACATCATCAGCATCTCCATCGGGGGAGTTGCCATTAGGTACGAAGAGGACACAACCGCCATCGGGGCTTTCCACGTTATGGCCAAAGGGATCCTCACTGTGAACTCAGCCGGTAACGACGGTCCGAAACCAACCTCAGTCGGTAGCGTTGCGCCGTGGATGTTAACCGTTGGAGCCAGCACAACAAACCGTGAGTTTCTGACCAAAGTTGTTCTCCAGAACGGCAAGACACTTTCC GGGAGATCAGTGAATACTTTTGATCTGAAGGGAAAGAACTATCCTCTTGTCTACGAAAGATCTAAGGTCAAGGGAGAAATATTGGTGAGCAGAGAAACAGTTAGTTCAGAAACAGCTGTTGCAACCATAATTGAAGACGACATAAACGTTGCCATCGTTAGCGCTCGTCCCCTCTCTGCTCTTTCACCAGATGACTTTAACTTTCTTGTCTCTTACGTTAACTCCACAAA GTCCACGCAAGGCACTGTTCTAAAAACTGAGGCAGTCTTTAATCAGGAAGCTCCTAAAATTGCTTCCTTCTCTTCTCGTGGTCCAAACACTATCGCTGTTGACCTTCTTAAg CCGGATATAACAGCACCAGGAGTGGAGATTCTCGCTGCGTTTTCACCCTTGGGTTCACCATCCGAAGACGAGGTACTCGACCCAAGACATGTGAAGTACTCTGTTATATCTGGAACTTCAATGTCTTGTCCACACGTTGCCGGCGTGGCTGCCTACATCAAGACTTTTCATCTTGACTGGTCTCCAGCCGCGATCCAATCTGCCATCATGACAACCG CTTGGTCAATGAATGCTTCTGACACTGGGGTTGCATCAACCGATTTTGCTTATGGAGCCGGCCATGTCGACCCAATAGCCGCTCTAAATCCTGGACTTGTCTACGACCTGGACAAAGCAGACCACGTCACCTTTCTCTGCGGCTTGAACTACACTTCAGAATCCCTTAAACTCATTTCCGGTGAAACTGTTACTTGCACTGGAAATACCTTACCAAGAAACCTCAACTATCCTTCAATGTCGGCTAAACTTTCGGAAACTAATAGCTCCTTCACCATTACTTTCAACAGAACCGTCACCAACGTCGGTACCCCCAACTCTACATACATATCGAAGATTATCTTAAATCACGGGACTAAGCTCAGTGTCAAGGTCTCTCCTAGTGTTCTAGCTATGAAAACTGTGAAGGAGAAGCAGTCTTTCACCGTAACTGTTTCAGGCAGCAGTATCGACCCACAGCTGCCTTCTTCTGCAAGTTTAATATGGTCTGATGGCACTCATAAAGTTAGAAGCCCTATTGTTGTTTATACTGATGTTGCTAATGATTAA